The following DNA comes from Sediminitomix flava.
GATCTTTTACAACAGGAGGGCTCTTATTGGTCGTATTCACCTTTCCTATTGGATAACGGCACGCAATAAGCTGATAATTTTTAAAAATTCTATAATTATTTACATATATTGAACTATATTAAACATTCAGATCAAACGAATTAACATTAGACTAACTGCCCATTTTCAAAGAAATATAGCTATTTTCTATATCAGAAAAACATAGTTATATTTATCAAGTAATCAATGTTATAACGAGTGATTTTAGGATAGTGGAGATAATAGAACAGACTGATTATGTACTTTGAATTAAAATCTTATAACGAACTTAGTAAAGAAGAACTATACGAAATAATCCAACTTAGAGTACTTGTTTTTGTCATAGAGCAAGACTGCCCATATCAAGATTTGGATAATAAAGATCAAGATTCTTATCACTTGATGCAAAGAGATGAGAATAATAGATTGATGGGATATTTGAGAATCGTGAAGCCTGGTATTTCTTATGAAGAACCTTCACTTGGGAGAATTGTAACTCACCCAGATTTTAGAAGACAGGGTTGGGGTGTTCCTTTGGTAGAAAAAGGCATTAGCTTTATCACAAATCAATTGAAAAAAGATTCGATACGTATTAGTGCACAAATGTATCTAAGAAAGTTTTATGAAGGAATTGGCTTCAAGCAAGTTTCTGAAGAATACTTAGAAGATAACATTCCTCATATGGAAATGCTTTTTGAGAATAAAGTGCAAGCATAAAAATAGCCCTAGCAATTATCAATTTTGCTAGGGCTAATTTATTTAAGAAATAGGTTTAACTACTTATTTCGGTTTTCGCATAGACTTGGATCTTTCCCACAGAAAGTACATGCTTTGCCTTCAGGATTCAACAAAGGACTATTTGAAGCACAAGTTCCTTCAAATTTACCATCTTTCTTAAAGATAATCTTTACAGACATTCCTATAAAAAACAAAGCTATAAAGCCTATTGCAAGTAATATTGTTTCCATAATTCTTAGTACTATTCTACAAGGCTGTAAAAGTAATCAATCTACTACTACTACGCTAATTTGTAAATAATTGTTTTCAATTCAGTAATTTATCACCGAAATGCTGATTTCTACGACCGATCCGTAGAATAAAAATCTTGAATATCTTTACTTAGCTTTTGATATAATTCTTTTCGACTCTCCTCCTCTATTCTCTTCAAATGTTGTTGAATTGTCTGTTTATCTCCTCTTATCGCAGGACCTGTTTGTGCATTTGATGGCCCTATATCAAAAGCTTTATCTATTGTTTCTCGAACTAAATTTTCAAGAATTTCTAGAGGTAGATTTGCTTTTGCCAACTGATTTTCTGCAATAGTCAGAAAATGATTGACAAAATTATTTGCAAAAACAGCCGCAACATGAAGGTTTCCGCGCTGTTCACTCGTCATTTTATAGACCTTCTTGGAAAGTAAATCTGCAAGATTTTTTAGATTCTCTAAATCTTGAGTCTGCTTAGCATCCAAACAAAAAGGTATATTTAAGAAATCAACTTCTTTCTCTTTTGAAAATGTTTGAAGTGGATAAAACACTCCATTTTTTTCAAAAAACGGATCAAATATTTCTCTTGGTTTAGCCCCTGATGTATGAACAACTAATACATTGTTTGTAATCTTTAACTCTTTAGAAACACCCTCAATGGCATCATCTGGAATGGAAATGATAAGAAGTTGTGCTTCAGATTTACTGAAATCGAGGCTATTAGTAGCATTTGCACTTACCCTTTCCGCTAACTCTTGAGCAGTATCTAAGTTTCGACTATAGATTTCTGTAATTTCACAATGCTTTTGCAACGCTTGTGCTAAATGCCATGCTACTTTTCCAGCACCAATAAAAGCAACTTTCTCAATCATGATTTACAATGTTACAGTATCACCTTTAGTCGGAATCATGATATTTCCATAACCTTTCTCTTCTAAGCTTCCTTTAAAATCGTTCATCGACTCTTCCTCTCCATGAACTAAGAAAACTTGCTTCAGCTTTTGCTGATCTTGTTGCTCCACAAAATAGAGTAAATCGTTCAAGTCACCATGACCACTGAAAGAATCTGTGTGTTCAATCTTTGCTAAAACTGGAACTTCACGTCCGTCAAATTTTAGACTTTCTTCCTTATTTAACAATTTAGCACCCAAAGTTCCTTCAGCAGAGAAACCGACCATCATGATAGTTGAATAAGGATTCTCAATATTTGCTCTAATATGGTGTTGAATTCTTCCTCCTTCAATCATTCCTGAAGATGAAATGATAATACAAGGCTCATTATAATTAGAAATGGCTTTACTATCCTTTGTGTCATGCACATAATGCATATGATCGAAATCGAATAAGCTTCCAAATTCTTTCTTGAACTCTTGTGCCTCAACATTTAAGAAATGAGAATAATTTTCATAAATATTATTACTCTTTAATGCTAATGGACTATCTGCAAAAATCTTGATTGGAGGCAATTCATTATTTGCATATAACTGATGCAAAGTATACAATACTGCTTGAGTACGCCCGATACTAAAAGCTGGTATAATTAGTCTACCTGTTTTATCAACACAAGTTTCTTTAATCACTCTTATTAGTTCAACAGAAGAATCCGAAATCGAAGAATGATAACGATTTCCGTAAGTAGTTTCACAAACCAAATAGTCTGCTTGTGGTGCTTCTTCTGGATCTTGTAACAATGGATAATTCTTTCGTCCTATATCTCCTGAGAATAGAATTGTTTTCTCTTCTCCATTTTCAGTAATATGAAGGTAAATGTTAGCGGCACCCAACAAATGTCCTGTTGGAATAAATGTAATATCTAAACCTTCCTTTACATTAAACCTCCTTTTAAATTGAATTGGGACGAAGCGATCAATCGCATTTTTTACATCTTTGGGAGAATAAAGGTCATCAGGGTTGAAAGTGAAACGCTTCAAATTTCCTCCGCGAGACTTTTCTTTCTGATAAGCCTTTTTCTTCTTCATATTGATATTTGCCGAATCTAATAACAAGATTTCAGCCAAAGCTAAAGTAGGAGAAGTACAAAGAACCTGTCCTTCAAAACCTTCATTATAAAGAAGTGGAATTTTACCCGAATGATCTAGATGGGCATGCGTGAGTAGAACCAAATTGACCATACTAGGGTCAAATGGGAAGCTTGAGCCAGCATACAGGGGCATATCTTCTTTCATATTCCCCATATCAAGTCCGCAATCGATTAAAACACGGTAATCATCTTCTAACTCCAATAAAAATGCACTTCCGGTGACTTGCTTTGCTGCACCCCAAAATGTTAGCTTCATATTTCCCTCCCAAGTTTTTAGCACGAAATAATCACAAGAATTATCTGAGTAAAAATACACTCAATTTTTTACTTAAACTAATTCAAACATTACTGAACTTTTCTTAAGATTTGAATTCTTGAATTTCCTTTTTCGTATTACATAGGAATAACTTACAAGCTTTTCGTTTTGGAATATTTATTGATTCTCTTCTATTTATATTCAGACTACTAACCATATCCAGCTATGAGATTTACTCCTAAATATACTGCCCTGCTTCTTAGTTTGATGTTGATAAACTTACCTTTTTTTAACATATCGGCTCAAGGCACCAAGAATAAAAAATACTGGAAAGCTATCGAGCAAAACGATAGTAAATCTCTAATCAAAATATTAGACAAGGGACAAAACCCCAATGAAAGAAATCAAGAAGGGAATACAGCCTTACACGTAGCCATTAATTTGGAGCATTGGGATTTACTTTTACCGCTTCTTAATGCGGGTGCAGACCCAAATGCTACAAACCAAATTCATGAAACTAGTTTGATTAGACTGATCAAAAAGAAAAATAGTTATTATGTGTCTACCCTATTGAAATTTGGGGCAGAAGTAAATCAAGCTGATTTTTCAGGAAATACACCTCTGCACTGGGCATGCAGATATACAAATGAAAAAGTGGTCTACGAGATTTTGAACAAAGGTGCTGAAATAGATTATCAGAATAATTTTAGGGAAACGCCTCTACATTTGGCGGCTTCTTACGGCAGAATGAAAGTGGTAGAATTACTCCTGACCAACGGAGCTGACCCTTCAATTACGGATAGTATGGATCATAAAGCCTCAGATATTGCTGATGAAAAAGGATATCCTCAGATTGTATCT
Coding sequences within:
- a CDS encoding membrane or secreted protein — encoded protein: METILLAIGFIALFFIGMSVKIIFKKDGKFEGTCASNSPLLNPEGKACTFCGKDPSLCENRNK
- a CDS encoding ankyrin repeat domain-containing protein; this encodes MRFTPKYTALLLSLMLINLPFFNISAQGTKNKKYWKAIEQNDSKSLIKILDKGQNPNERNQEGNTALHVAINLEHWDLLLPLLNAGADPNATNQIHETSLIRLIKKKNSYYVSTLLKFGAEVNQADFSGNTPLHWACRYTNEKVVYEILNKGAEIDYQNNFRETPLHLAASYGRMKVVELLLTNGADPSITDSMDHKASDIADEKGYPQIVSILSTRKEVK
- a CDS encoding GNAT family N-acetyltransferase encodes the protein MYFELKSYNELSKEELYEIIQLRVLVFVIEQDCPYQDLDNKDQDSYHLMQRDENNRLMGYLRIVKPGISYEEPSLGRIVTHPDFRRQGWGVPLVEKGISFITNQLKKDSIRISAQMYLRKFYEGIGFKQVSEEYLEDNIPHMEMLFENKVQA
- a CDS encoding Rossmann-like and DUF2520 domain-containing protein; amino-acid sequence: MIEKVAFIGAGKVAWHLAQALQKHCEITEIYSRNLDTAQELAERVSANATNSLDFSKSEAQLLIISIPDDAIEGVSKELKITNNVLVVHTSGAKPREIFDPFFEKNGVFYPLQTFSKEKEVDFLNIPFCLDAKQTQDLENLKNLADLLSKKVYKMTSEQRGNLHVAAVFANNFVNHFLTIAENQLAKANLPLEILENLVRETIDKAFDIGPSNAQTGPAIRGDKQTIQQHLKRIEEESRKELYQKLSKDIQDFYSTDRS
- a CDS encoding MBL fold metallo-hydrolase RNA specificity domain-containing protein; its protein translation is MKLTFWGAAKQVTGSAFLLELEDDYRVLIDCGLDMGNMKEDMPLYAGSSFPFDPSMVNLVLLTHAHLDHSGKIPLLYNEGFEGQVLCTSPTLALAEILLLDSANINMKKKKAYQKEKSRGGNLKRFTFNPDDLYSPKDVKNAIDRFVPIQFKRRFNVKEGLDITFIPTGHLLGAANIYLHITENGEEKTILFSGDIGRKNYPLLQDPEEAPQADYLVCETTYGNRYHSSISDSSVELIRVIKETCVDKTGRLIIPAFSIGRTQAVLYTLHQLYANNELPPIKIFADSPLALKSNNIYENYSHFLNVEAQEFKKEFGSLFDFDHMHYVHDTKDSKAISNYNEPCIIISSSGMIEGGRIQHHIRANIENPYSTIMMVGFSAEGTLGAKLLNKEESLKFDGREVPVLAKIEHTDSFSGHGDLNDLLYFVEQQDQQKLKQVFLVHGEEESMNDFKGSLEEKGYGNIMIPTKGDTVTL